acttctctatcgttgtggttgggttaggctgacgtgtccggtgggaaatggacacgtgccatcacatccggatttggggtgtgacactaACACTTGTATTTCTCATTCAAAATACATCGATGACattatattattcaaaattcagcaaatttattattcaaaaattcGACAAATTTTGCCAAATTCTCTCACACTTGTATTTATTGATACATCTACAAATTAAACTACTTGTTGATAGAATAAAAAATACCCTTATGTATATATTCACAAAATCTTGCATGTTTGTATACAGAAACACATAAAATACCAATCTTGCATATTTGTACacatttttgtatttgttgatACATGTTGTATTTTAAATGAGAAATACAGTCGAGGCAAATTTAGCTGAAATTTCTCACTCTTGTATCCGTTGATACATCTACAAATTAGAAGTACTAACAAAATACTGATTTGTAAATACTTGctgattaattttcttttattttcttaaattttgtgtcaaatcaaaaatcatacaaacaaattgaaacataaAGAAGTACTACAAAATATGTAAAAGGAATTAATTAAGGAGAGGAGTACATTTAATTAAGCCACACTTATTTATTCCATTATTTATAGTAAGAGTACATGGATACATTATAATGAACATACATGGAccctaattattttttcacatgTAGCTGCTTAGTTACTTCAATAATCCATTAATTAACTAACCACAGGTATTGATTTCCAGTACCACAAAATTGTCTATTTTTAATACGGCTTGTTTAAGTGGTTGAATACCTCCACTATTAAACCAGTAGGGTAAGTGAGAATACAGGAGCCGGTCAAATATGTGAATGTGAATGTAATTGAAGTATGGttttatttatctaaaataTATTGCAGTAATTGAAGCAATGTAATTATTGTCAGTAACTaaattatgtttaattttgtGCTCATTTTATACGAGAACTTGAGTGATTATGATGTGACACTGAGATTGAACTTAGGACATTTGCCTATtgatatcatttatttttttaatttttcacttgGTGTTTGATATATGCATTGAAGCTTGATTAATTCAGATTTGTGCTGGATAAGGCCCCATTCGAGGGTTAACACTCCCTATCAAGAATTTTTCCATACCCAAAactcatttaaatattaaagaTGAGATCGATATGATTATttacttaataattatattttcaacacGCTTtgtcataacttttttttagtatttcGCGGATGGGTGATATGACATCTACCCACTATAATATATCACGTTTAATTATATGATCATCTCATTTGTATAAGCTTTAACGATTTGTCAATccataacaaaagaaaatcaaaattggaaaagactacaacataaaagaaaataataagggTAGACAATTACATTACAATACAAATAAGGAACATTAGTTTTATTTATGTTGAAATAGTAGAGTACATGAAGACATTATATTTAATATCTccactttatttaattttcataacATAATAATGTTACTAACCCATAGTGGGAGTAACTCGAACAATGCGTTTAAAGGTAACAGCTAGAAAAACTCTGCCACAAACATAATTAAGTGGCTTAGCCATATGAGGAAATAGAAGCCTAACATCATGAACTATGGGATTTTCCTTCTGAATTATTTGTTTTGCATATTCTGCTGACTTCCCAACAAGTTCAGGCCATGATTGCTTACctaaaataattacaattatataattataaatatagtGACATAATTATGTAACCATCtgtgaaattaaattaattacctGGGCATAATACAAATTCCCCATCATTTTCCACTGGAAGTTGCAGTACTTCTATGCCATCACTGATCAAATCTCTTGCCATCAGTGATTGAAAAActgtaattaaaattaataattacatatttgagagataatatatacatatgcaTGAACATTGACAAACTTAATAGTTTTAATAAGAGGGTTCAAAATCTTGTTAGGGAGGCTTGCCGGTTAAATAAGCCTTACTAATcggtataaatttgaattagtcgGACCAAAAGAGAATTAAGGGCTAATTACATACGTGATGCAAGAAGCAAGAAAGCAAGCACATGAGATAACTTGAGCATACTCTTTCCCtccattttacttttattttattttctttcaaataattGTGTGATGTGTAAGACTCATTGGTTACACATGGATATTTATAGGGAGTTAGTAAGGGGTCGGGTCAATTTTATAATAAACGCTATGGTAGGTATTGAGTAACTCAATCATCAATAATTAATggtatattttcaaaatatttgattaaaaatattgaaaaataatttttatctaGTAAAAAGTGGGGAAATTTCAGAAAATGACATGACACGTTTTAAAAAAGATATACTAGCAAAAGTAGAGATGTTATGGTCCCTAGCTATGAAatgtttttatt
The window above is part of the Solanum stenotomum isolate F172 unplaced genomic scaffold, ASM1918654v1 scaffold9150, whole genome shotgun sequence genome. Proteins encoded here:
- the LOC125853086 gene encoding proteinase inhibitor I-B-like; this encodes MEGKSMLKLSHVLAFLLLASLFQSLMARDLISDGIEVLQLPVENDGEFVLCPGKQSWPELVGKSAEYAKQIIQKENPIVHDVRLLFPHMAKPLNYVCGRVFLAVTFKRIVRVTPTMG